Proteins encoded by one window of Chrysemys picta bellii isolate R12L10 chromosome 10, ASM1138683v2, whole genome shotgun sequence:
- the LOC101937527 gene encoding cytochrome c oxidase assembly protein COX19, giving the protein MSTAMTFGSKSFTPRPPDKGAFPLDHFGECKGFKEAFMKCLRENSFENALCRQESKEYLECRMERQLMAKEPLEKLGFKDLIDEKSEAKHKQL; this is encoded by the exons ATGTCCACGGCCATGACCTTCGGGAGCAAGAGCTTCACGCCGCGGCCGCCGGACAAGGGCGCCTTCCCCCTGGATCACTTCG GTGAATGTAAAGGATTTAAAGAGGCATTCATGAAGTGTCTGAGAGAGAATAGCTTTGAGAATGCTTTGTGCAGACAGGAATCAAAGGAATATTTAGAATGCAGAATGGAGAG gcaACTTATGGCTAAGGAACCATTGGAAAAATTGGGATTCAAAGACCTAATAGATGAGAAATCAGAAGCAAAGCATAAACAATTATAA